In the Clostridium beijerinckii genome, one interval contains:
- a CDS encoding GerW family sporulation protein, which produces MYNRAKKEDIDDLFIKSGKHFIKERVIGKPVILEEVILIPIISVMVSCGIVGEKCDGFKGMKGVDIGECIGVSVSLDAILIIRDGETTIMKLRGLNDLDDILSCIPDRVGKFNINKENIKEEINLSS; this is translated from the coding sequence ATGTATAATAGAGCTAAAAAAGAAGATATAGATGACTTATTTATTAAATCAGGAAAACATTTCATAAAAGAAAGAGTTATAGGAAAACCGGTTATTTTAGAAGAAGTAATTCTTATACCTATTATAAGTGTTATGGTTAGTTGCGGAATAGTGGGAGAAAAATGTGATGGTTTCAAAGGAATGAAAGGTGTAGACATTGGCGAATGTATAGGGGTAAGTGTATCTCTAGATGCAATTTTAATAATTAGAGATGGTGAAACTACTATAATGAAACTAAGGGGACTAAATGATCTAGATGATATACTTAGCTGTATTCCTGACAGAGTTGGGAAATTTAATATTAATAAGGAAAATATAAAGGAAGAGATAAATCTTAGTTCATAA
- a CDS encoding HD domain-containing phosphohydrolase, whose translation MPESIFYKDKESRFLGFNKKFEDFYKKRGVKEIIGKTDLEIYGNYNEAKKFIDQDNKIMVTKKATYFEHRIQNENGREIIEENVKIPVVDKDGQVWGLVGLSRDITERKILEERLRYLSEIDILTGLYNRYSFEEKIKELNHEQYLPLGIIMGDVNGLKIVNDTLGHLEGDNLLRSIAGVLKEICHPNGYVFRWGGDEFIILIPNCDESKCEKVIRKITKKCEQSDYKFMQLSIALGEGIKYSLQEDIYDCINKVEEKVYRQKLLEKKSIRSSIMDSLKKSLEEKNMETNEHTERVTKYALEIGKKLRLKISELDELALVASLHDIGKIGVNEDILLKPGKLTKEEFEIMKTHTEKGYRIINASSELGNVAKCVLTHHEKWDGNGYPLGLVGEEIPLMARIINVADSYDVMTNDRVYKKAIGKEEAIKELKRCSGTQFDPQIVKCFTDYLKNKIPY comes from the coding sequence GTGCCAGAATCTATTTTTTATAAAGATAAGGAAAGCAGATTTCTTGGATTTAATAAGAAGTTTGAAGATTTTTATAAAAAGAGAGGCGTAAAAGAAATAATAGGCAAAACTGATTTGGAGATATACGGTAACTACAATGAAGCGAAAAAATTCATTGATCAGGATAATAAAATCATGGTAACAAAAAAGGCTACTTATTTTGAGCATAGGATACAAAATGAGAATGGTAGAGAAATAATTGAAGAGAATGTTAAAATACCTGTTGTAGATAAAGATGGACAAGTATGGGGATTGGTAGGGTTATCTAGAGATATAACGGAAAGAAAGATCTTAGAGGAAAGATTACGATATTTAAGTGAAATAGATATTCTCACAGGCTTATATAATAGATATAGTTTTGAAGAAAAGATTAAAGAATTAAACCATGAGCAATATTTGCCATTAGGAATAATAATGGGAGATGTAAACGGGCTTAAAATAGTAAATGATACTTTAGGACATCTAGAAGGAGATAATTTACTTAGAAGTATAGCTGGAGTTCTTAAAGAGATATGTCATCCTAATGGATATGTATTTAGATGGGGCGGAGATGAATTCATAATTCTTATACCTAATTGTGATGAATCAAAATGTGAAAAAGTTATTAGAAAAATCACAAAAAAATGCGAACAATCAGATTATAAATTTATGCAATTAAGCATTGCATTAGGTGAGGGAATAAAATATTCATTACAGGAAGATATATACGATTGCATAAACAAGGTAGAAGAAAAAGTATATCGACAAAAATTATTAGAAAAGAAAAGTATTAGAAGCTCAATTATGGATTCGTTGAAAAAAAGTCTAGAAGAGAAAAATATGGAAACAAATGAACATACTGAAAGAGTAACAAAATATGCTTTAGAAATAGGAAAAAAATTGAGGTTAAAAATTTCAGAACTAGATGAGTTAGCATTAGTTGCAAGTTTACATGATATAGGTAAAATAGGTGTTAATGAAGATATATTATTAAAGCCAGGAAAGTTGACAAAAGAAGAATTTGAAATAATGAAAACTCATACAGAAAAAGGATACAGAATTATAAATGCATCGAGCGAGCTTGGAAATGTTGCTAAATGTGTATTAACACATCATGAGAAATGGGATGGAAATGGGTATCCTTTAGGATTAGTTGGAGAAGAAATTCCTTTAATGGCGAGAATAATTAATGTAGCGGATTCTTATGATGTTATGACTAATGACAGAGTGTATAAGAAGGCTATAGGCAAAGAAGAAGCTATAAAAGAGTTAAAAAGGTGCTCTGGGACTCAATTTGATCCACAAATAGTAAAATGTTTTACTGATTATTTAAAAAATAAGATTCCATATTAA
- a CDS encoding PAS domain-containing protein yields the protein MEEKYLGEIYKSFLSNIPWPVWIEGIDTTIIFFNRYYEDMYNIKLEDVKGKTNKEAFPLEKAKIYDEQINECLRKRKTYVVEGIVNDNCVECFIFPILDNDGEPKAVAGIIIDINDRKLREAEIEKTKKHIKNNN from the coding sequence ATGGAAGAAAAGTATCTAGGGGAAATATATAAATCATTTTTAAGTAATATACCTTGGCCGGTTTGGATTGAAGGAATTGATACGACAATAATATTCTTTAATAGGTATTATGAAGATATGTATAATATAAAACTGGAAGATGTTAAAGGCAAGACAAATAAAGAGGCTTTTCCTTTAGAGAAAGCAAAAATATATGATGAGCAAATAAATGAGTGCCTAAGGAAAAGGAAGACTTATGTTGTAGAAGGTATAGTAAATGACAACTGTGTTGAGTGTTTTATATTTCCCATACTAGATAATGATGGAGAGCCTAAAGCCGTAGCTGGTATTATAATTGATATAAATGATAGAAAATTAAGAGAAGCAGAAATAGAAAAAACAAAAAAACATATTAAGAACAATAATTGA
- the htpG gene encoding molecular chaperone HtpG: MIKENGNISIDTENIFPIIKKWLYSDKDIFIREVISNACDAISKFQRLVSLGEATTNGDEQYKVVVSINKEKKTLKFIDNGIGMTEEEVKKYINQVAFSGATDFMEKYKDKMDEGKDIIGHFGLGFYSTFMVSTKVEIDTLSFREGAEAVKWECTGGTEYEIGSSSERTTRGTTVTLYIDDESSEFLEEYKVREIIKKYCSFLPTEIYLEDENKPKEEPKYETKKKEDGTEYQELVEPEAPKPLNDTNPLWVKAPKDCTDEEYKDFYRKVFMDFNEPLFWIHLNVDYPFNLKGILYFPKLTHEFEATEGQVKLYNNQVFVADNIKEVIPEFLLLLKGTIDCPDLPLNVSRSFLQNDKEVSKISNHIVKKVADKLVDLFKNSREEFNKFWPDIQIFIKYGCLRDQKFYDKIKEIIIFKNLKGEFVTLKDYLEANKEKHENKVFYANDEKQQSQYIKMFKENDLDAVILDCSLDDHFISFLEMHESGIKFKRIDSDISDTLGSKEDENDETIKALNKEIEDLFKTALGDKIKNLSIEGLKNEEIPALILVSEESRRMAQMSKMYAKSGMSFPGMFDEEKTLVINNKSAIIKKLLEVSKNESKKEDVKFICEHILDLAKIANKELDAAEMDEFIKRNNMLLNKVVAL; the protein is encoded by the coding sequence ATGATAAAAGAAAATGGTAACATATCAATTGACACAGAAAACATATTTCCTATTATTAAAAAATGGCTATACTCTGATAAGGATATATTTATCAGAGAAGTTATAAGTAATGCATGCGATGCAATTAGTAAATTTCAAAGATTAGTTTCCCTAGGAGAAGCAACAACAAACGGAGACGAGCAATACAAAGTTGTTGTATCAATAAATAAGGAAAAGAAGACTCTTAAATTCATAGACAATGGTATTGGTATGACAGAGGAAGAGGTTAAAAAATATATAAATCAGGTTGCGTTTTCTGGAGCAACGGATTTTATGGAAAAATATAAAGATAAAATGGATGAAGGTAAGGATATAATTGGTCACTTCGGGCTTGGATTTTATTCAACTTTCATGGTATCTACTAAGGTAGAAATAGATACACTATCATTTAGAGAAGGCGCTGAAGCCGTTAAGTGGGAATGTACAGGTGGAACAGAATATGAAATTGGATCTTCTAGCGAAAGAACAACAAGGGGTACAACAGTAACACTATATATAGATGATGAAAGCTCAGAATTCTTGGAAGAATATAAGGTAAGAGAAATAATCAAGAAATACTGTTCTTTCTTACCTACAGAAATATATTTAGAAGATGAAAATAAGCCAAAAGAAGAACCTAAATATGAAACGAAGAAGAAAGAAGATGGAACTGAATATCAAGAATTAGTGGAACCAGAAGCACCAAAGCCATTAAACGATACAAATCCATTATGGGTTAAAGCGCCTAAGGATTGTACAGATGAGGAATATAAGGATTTCTATAGAAAAGTATTTATGGATTTCAATGAGCCATTGTTCTGGATTCATTTAAATGTAGATTATCCGTTTAATTTAAAAGGAATATTATATTTCCCTAAATTAACTCATGAATTTGAAGCAACAGAAGGTCAAGTTAAGTTATATAATAACCAAGTCTTCGTTGCAGATAACATTAAAGAAGTAATACCTGAATTCTTATTACTTTTAAAAGGTACTATTGATTGCCCAGACCTACCTTTAAATGTATCAAGAAGTTTCCTTCAAAATGATAAGGAAGTTTCAAAAATATCTAATCATATAGTTAAAAAGGTAGCAGATAAATTAGTTGACCTGTTTAAAAATAGCAGAGAAGAATTTAATAAATTCTGGCCAGATATACAAATATTCATTAAATACGGCTGCCTAAGAGATCAAAAATTCTATGATAAGATAAAGGAAATAATAATCTTTAAGAATTTAAAGGGTGAATTCGTAACATTAAAGGATTATCTTGAAGCCAATAAAGAAAAGCATGAAAACAAAGTATTTTATGCTAATGATGAAAAACAACAATCTCAATATATAAAGATGTTTAAAGAGAATGATTTAGATGCTGTTATATTAGATTGCTCACTAGATGATCACTTTATTTCGTTCTTGGAAATGCATGAATCAGGAATTAAATTCAAGAGAATTGATTCTGATATTTCAGATACATTAGGAAGTAAAGAAGATGAAAATGATGAGACTATAAAAGCTTTAAATAAGGAAATAGAGGATCTATTTAAGACTGCACTAGGAGACAAAATCAAGAATTTATCTATTGAAGGATTGAAGAATGAAGAAATTCCGGCACTTATTTTAGTTTCAGAAGAGTCAAGAAGAATGGCTCAAATGAGTAAGATGTATGCAAAATCAGGAATGAGCTTCCCAGGTATGTTCGATGAAGAAAAAACTTTAGTTATAAACAATAAGAGTGCAATAATTAAGAAGCTTCTAGAAGTTTCTAAGAATGAAAGCAAAAAGGAAGATGTTAAATTTATCTGTGAGCATATTTTAGATTTAGCTAAAATTGCAAATAAGGAATTAGATGCAGCTGAAATGGATGAATTTATAAAGAGAAATAATATGCTTTTAAATAAAGTAGTTGCTCTTTAA
- a CDS encoding methyl-accepting chemotaxis protein, translating to MRWFNNLKIKYKLQISFFIISIFIAVVGVIGILSVSKINSNSNALYEKDFQVLKNLQDFNSNTLHSRLEILNLLNSKDFSKVSQTISNIDGYRDKNNEILKIYEQSDMNEDENKIYKEIKSDLTDYRNSSDKIISLASDGKYDEAMSVSKESANIREKLTNNIDKLVKITEQKASDKSLSNNKVNNKSFYIMVTTIILGFITAVLLGVIIATLISNNLKKVLLYAQHLEEGDLTQEIEISSKDEIGSMARALNKANENIRRLISVIIDGSNDISSSGEELSATTHDVSSKMNDINESIEQISKGAQDLSAITEEVSASAEEIGATTNELANRANDAAVSVGEIKNRSLEIKRKASENIEQGNSIYEEKKANIIKAIEDGKVVNEVKLMANAIGDIASQTNLLALNAAIEAARAGENGKGFAVVADEVRKLAEQSSEAVSSIQGMVLQVQAAFENLSQSGEDILNYIAQNVKPSYELLMNTGIQYEKDAEFVNEMTEEFASSSNQINEVIEQINQAMQTVSATAEESGAGSEEVLNSINEITLAVSDIAKSSQSQAELSQKLNDIVLKFKI from the coding sequence GTGAGATGGTTTAATAATTTAAAAATAAAATATAAATTACAGATCAGTTTCTTTATAATATCTATATTTATTGCAGTAGTTGGAGTTATAGGAATACTTAGTGTAAGTAAAATAAATTCTAATTCTAATGCGTTATATGAAAAAGATTTCCAAGTGCTAAAAAATCTACAAGATTTTAACTCAAATACATTACATTCTAGATTAGAAATTTTGAATTTATTAAACAGTAAGGATTTTAGTAAAGTTAGCCAGACAATAAGTAATATAGATGGTTATAGAGATAAAAACAATGAGATCCTTAAAATATATGAACAATCAGATATGAATGAAGACGAAAATAAAATATATAAAGAAATAAAAAGTGATTTAACAGATTATAGGAATTCATCTGATAAAATAATAAGTCTAGCAAGTGATGGAAAGTACGACGAAGCTATGAGTGTTAGCAAAGAAAGCGCAAACATAAGAGAGAAGTTAACTAATAATATTGATAAATTAGTTAAAATTACTGAACAAAAAGCATCAGATAAAAGCTTATCTAATAATAAGGTCAATAATAAATCTTTTTATATAATGGTAACAACAATTATTTTAGGTTTTATTACTGCAGTTTTATTAGGTGTTATAATTGCTACACTCATATCAAATAATTTAAAAAAAGTATTATTATATGCACAGCACTTAGAAGAAGGAGATTTAACTCAGGAAATAGAGATAAGCTCTAAGGATGAAATTGGCAGTATGGCAAGAGCCTTAAATAAAGCTAATGAAAACATAAGAAGATTAATAAGCGTAATAATAGATGGATCCAATGATATAAGTTCATCAGGAGAAGAACTATCGGCTACAACACATGATGTTTCTTCTAAGATGAATGATATAAATGAATCAATTGAACAAATATCTAAAGGAGCCCAAGATCTGAGTGCTATAACAGAAGAAGTAAGTGCATCAGCAGAAGAAATTGGAGCGACAACAAATGAACTCGCTAATAGAGCAAATGATGCGGCTGTTTCAGTAGGGGAAATAAAGAATCGCTCTCTTGAAATAAAGAGAAAAGCTTCAGAAAATATAGAACAAGGAAACAGTATTTATGAGGAAAAGAAAGCAAATATTATAAAAGCCATAGAAGATGGTAAAGTAGTGAATGAGGTAAAATTGATGGCTAATGCTATAGGGGATATAGCATCACAAACTAATTTACTTGCACTTAATGCGGCAATTGAAGCAGCAAGAGCTGGTGAAAACGGAAAAGGATTTGCTGTGGTTGCAGACGAGGTAAGAAAACTTGCAGAACAATCATCAGAGGCAGTTTCAAGTATACAAGGTATGGTTTTACAGGTGCAGGCTGCATTCGAAAATTTATCTCAAAGTGGAGAAGATATACTTAACTATATAGCTCAAAATGTAAAGCCAAGCTATGAATTACTTATGAATACTGGCATTCAATATGAAAAAGACGCTGAATTTGTTAATGAAATGACTGAAGAATTTGCATCTTCATCTAATCAGATAAATGAAGTTATAGAACAAATAAATCAAGCTATGCAAACTGTATCTGCGACAGCAGAAGAGTCGGGTGCAGGTTCAGAAGAAGTACTGAATAGTATTAATGAAATAACATTAGCTGTTAGTGATATTGCCAAATCTTCGCAAAGTCAAGCCGAACTATCTCAAAAGCTTAATGATATTGTTTTAAAATTTAAGATATAA
- a CDS encoding FtsX-like permease family protein gives MYSRIAFNNVKKSFKDYTIYFLTLTFAVCIFYSFNSIDSQSVMADMNSGQTEYVKIMAQLISYISIGVSVILGGLIIYATKFLISKRKKEFGVYMILGMGKRKMSRILLFETLYIGIISLAAGLLLGMLFAQVLSIFTAKLFAVQMTQYSFSISISAILKTILYFGLIYLLVMIFNVIIVSKYKLIDLLHGDRKNEKINIKNPYIALFILIAALTILGYAYYLVNLAGLNFDDSRFKLSIALGIVGTAFFFYGIASVTFSALRKNKNLYLNGLNVFSVKQISSKFNTNFISMTIICLMLFVTIGTLSTGLGVKNASESSLKNQTPFDASVHVFDKNNGSKISVLDALGQLNYNVDDNADYVVLRQYKHNMSSRDVLGKYALSSEQKEMLNFKVFDTTDMIKISEYNKLRKLKGESSIDLKDNEILVCSNYEPLKGLLESFIKNENSLQIDNKEFKIKDKKIETGAILTSPSSDTMFTLVVPDDLVNGIDKYDEVLNLNFIGDNKENAKKELTAIFNNFKFNENEYKNLNFSLYGGTREMAYDDSRGLSAIILFVAVYMGIVFLLSSAAVLALQQLSQCNDSIGRYRSLRKIGATKSMINKSIFKQVAVFFILPLALSIVHSYVGITVVNKYLMVLGSSNKIQPILMTALMMLIVYGGYLYATYVAYKNIVGNEYR, from the coding sequence ATGTATTCTAGAATTGCTTTTAATAACGTAAAAAAGAGCTTTAAAGATTATACTATTTATTTTTTAACTTTAACTTTTGCAGTATGCATATTCTATAGTTTTAATTCAATCGATTCTCAGTCAGTAATGGCAGATATGAATTCTGGACAAACGGAATATGTTAAGATAATGGCGCAGCTTATTTCTTATATATCCATTGGAGTTTCTGTTATATTAGGTGGTTTAATAATATATGCCACAAAATTTTTGATTAGTAAAAGAAAAAAAGAATTTGGGGTATACATGATTTTAGGAATGGGAAAAAGAAAAATGTCACGGATATTGCTTTTTGAGACTTTATATATAGGCATAATATCTTTGGCAGCAGGACTTTTACTTGGAATGTTGTTTGCACAAGTTCTTTCTATATTTACAGCTAAGCTTTTTGCGGTACAAATGACCCAATATAGTTTTTCAATTTCAATAAGTGCCATACTTAAGACTATATTATATTTTGGGTTAATATACTTATTAGTTATGATATTTAATGTGATTATAGTTTCAAAATATAAATTAATTGATTTGTTACATGGAGATAGAAAAAATGAAAAGATCAATATTAAAAATCCATATATAGCTCTATTTATATTAATAGCTGCACTTACTATTTTAGGTTATGCTTATTATCTTGTTAATTTAGCAGGATTGAATTTTGATGATAGCAGATTTAAATTATCAATAGCATTAGGAATTGTTGGAACAGCATTTTTCTTTTATGGGATCGCATCGGTTACATTCTCTGCACTTAGGAAAAATAAGAATTTATATCTAAATGGTCTAAATGTTTTTAGTGTAAAACAAATTTCGAGCAAATTTAATACTAATTTTATCTCTATGACAATAATTTGTTTAATGTTATTTGTTACTATTGGAACTTTGTCAACTGGACTAGGTGTAAAAAATGCTTCAGAAAGCTCATTAAAAAACCAAACTCCGTTTGATGCATCAGTACATGTATTTGATAAGAATAATGGTAGCAAGATTTCGGTTTTAGATGCATTAGGACAGCTAAATTATAATGTTGATGATAATGCTGACTATGTTGTACTTAGGCAATATAAGCATAATATGAGTTCTAGAGATGTATTGGGTAAATATGCACTATCTAGCGAACAAAAGGAAATGTTAAATTTTAAAGTATTCGATACCACAGATATGATTAAAATTTCAGAATACAATAAATTAAGAAAATTGAAGGGTGAATCTAGTATAGATTTAAAAGATAACGAGATATTAGTGTGTTCTAATTATGAGCCCTTAAAAGGATTACTAGAAAGCTTTATTAAAAATGAGAATTCACTACAGATAGATAATAAGGAATTTAAAATAAAAGATAAAAAAATTGAAACTGGAGCGATATTAACATCACCTTCAAGTGATACTATGTTTACCTTGGTAGTACCAGATGATTTAGTAAATGGAATAGATAAATATGATGAGGTCTTAAATCTAAATTTTATAGGTGATAATAAGGAAAATGCCAAGAAAGAATTAACTGCTATATTTAATAATTTTAAGTTTAATGAAAATGAATATAAAAATTTAAACTTTAGTCTCTATGGTGGGACAAGAGAAATGGCATATGACGATAGTAGAGGATTATCTGCAATAATATTATTTGTAGCAGTATATATGGGCATTGTATTTCTATTGTCAAGTGCAGCGGTACTTGCGCTTCAACAATTATCTCAGTGCAATGACTCTATAGGAAGGTATAGATCTTTAAGAAAGATTGGAGCAACAAAGAGCATGATTAATAAAAGTATATTCAAACAAGTTGCTGTATTTTTTATATTACCTCTAGCTCTTTCAATAGTTCATTCATATGTTGGAATTACTGTAGTAAATAAATACTTGATGGTATTGGGCTCTAGCAATAAAATACAACCGATTTTAATGACAGCATTAATGATGCTTATTGTTTATGGTGGATATCTGTATGCAACATATGTGGCTTATAAAAACATAGTTGGAAATGAATATAGATAG
- a CDS encoding helix-turn-helix transcriptional regulator has protein sequence MKNEIFRPKLLYRKRINKLLQEIFRIPIYFISASMGYGKSIAVRNFIEKNKRVQTIWLDITNDEIDDMWIWKKFCDLIKNINFKLGEMLYAYGVPNNNKDVYKIIDIIRNEIRQETIIIIDDWDDEKIVYINHLIKAIILEDISNLHIVIISRKKPANEYIELELKQKCMIMRQEDIAFTFDETINFFKINGIILTEVEEKELYEYTGGWTSAMYLALIQYYSQNTFDNIPKATELIKIAVYDKFDEVTKQILLKLALVENFTIEQAMYITEDERSKEVIRRVCSNNCFIRYDKKEKIYRLHSILKNALEEELALSNVDLMKVNNICGDWYAKNFNDIYAMEYYYKAKNYERILDLIERNYTIDLTNLYKEIIKPVFNELTISEKIKRPIAYLTYLFFYILYGNRIAGAKLLYEAKAIYIEDKNLKDKNQILGEIAFLESILVFYNVRRMIEYHKKAYELFKGGGSRIANNKMPATFGSPHFLYLFHRKVGNLKELVEFFQQGINYFIHISNGGAAGANYLMMAEYFYETGDSKNGELFAYKAFHKAKTKKQTSIIICSLFLLTRICVNKNYKNEVKNNFYNLIKEYENLNIPIFLNGSQIAIGYIDGITGNLENLNKWIKNIESHESKNIMPVIGMNHVITGLAMILKGSYIGAAPNWLKCLE, from the coding sequence ATGAAAAATGAAATTTTTAGACCTAAACTATTATATAGAAAGCGCATTAATAAGCTATTGCAAGAAATTTTTCGAATACCTATATATTTTATATCAGCATCTATGGGCTACGGAAAATCCATTGCAGTTAGAAATTTTATAGAGAAGAATAAACGAGTGCAAACAATTTGGCTTGATATAACAAACGATGAAATTGATGATATGTGGATATGGAAAAAATTTTGTGATTTAATTAAAAATATCAATTTTAAGTTAGGTGAAATGTTATATGCCTACGGGGTTCCTAATAATAATAAAGATGTTTATAAGATAATAGATATAATTAGAAATGAGATAAGGCAAGAAACCATCATTATTATTGATGACTGGGATGATGAAAAAATAGTTTATATTAATCATTTAATAAAAGCTATAATATTGGAAGATATAAGTAATTTACACATAGTTATAATAAGTAGAAAAAAGCCGGCAAATGAGTATATAGAACTTGAGCTAAAGCAAAAATGTATGATAATGCGTCAGGAGGATATTGCATTCACCTTTGATGAAACGATAAATTTCTTTAAGATTAATGGAATAATATTGACAGAAGTAGAAGAAAAAGAACTATACGAATATACTGGTGGATGGACTTCAGCTATGTATCTTGCGTTAATTCAATATTACAGTCAAAATACATTTGATAATATACCAAAAGCAACAGAGTTAATTAAAATAGCTGTATATGATAAATTTGATGAAGTTACCAAGCAGATTTTATTAAAACTCGCATTGGTTGAGAATTTCACGATCGAACAAGCCATGTATATTACTGAAGATGAAAGATCCAAGGAGGTAATTAGAAGAGTATGTTCCAATAATTGCTTTATAAGATACGATAAGAAGGAAAAAATATATAGACTACATTCAATCCTTAAAAATGCATTAGAAGAAGAATTAGCATTATCAAATGTAGATTTAATGAAAGTAAATAACATTTGTGGTGATTGGTATGCTAAAAATTTTAATGACATATATGCAATGGAATACTATTATAAGGCTAAGAATTACGAACGTATACTAGATTTAATAGAGAGAAATTATACAATAGATCTTACTAATTTATATAAAGAAATTATAAAACCAGTTTTTAATGAGCTTACTATCAGTGAGAAGATAAAAAGGCCTATAGCTTATTTAACTTATTTATTTTTTTATATTCTTTACGGAAATAGAATAGCTGGTGCTAAGTTATTGTATGAGGCTAAAGCTATCTATATAGAAGATAAAAATCTTAAAGATAAAAATCAAATACTAGGTGAAATCGCATTTTTGGAGAGCATATTAGTCTTTTATAATGTTAGGAGAATGATAGAGTACCATAAAAAGGCCTACGAGCTCTTTAAAGGAGGGGGGTCGAGAATAGCAAATAATAAAATGCCGGCAACTTTTGGATCACCTCATTTTTTATACTTATTTCACAGAAAAGTAGGAAATTTGAAAGAGTTAGTGGAATTTTTTCAACAAGGAATAAATTATTTTATTCATATATCAAATGGTGGAGCAGCAGGTGCAAATTACCTTATGATGGCTGAATATTTTTATGAAACAGGAGATTCTAAAAATGGAGAATTGTTTGCATATAAGGCATTTCATAAAGCTAAAACAAAAAAACAGACAAGCATAATAATTTGTTCATTATTTCTGTTAACAAGGATTTGTGTGAATAAAAATTATAAAAATGAGGTTAAAAATAATTTTTATAATCTGATTAAAGAGTATGAAAATCTTAATATTCCAATCTTTCTTAACGGTTCACAGATAGCTATAGGATATATTGATGGAATCACTGGTAATTTAGAAAATTTAAATAAGTGGATTAAAAATATAGAAAGTCATGAATCAAAAAATATTATGCCTGTTATAGGAATGAACCATGTTATCACAGGTTTAGCGATGATACTTAAGGGGAGTTACATAGGGGCTGCTCCAAATTGGCTTAAGTGTTTGGAATAG
- a CDS encoding MerR family transcriptional regulator, with the protein MEYTVQKLSKLAGISTRTLRYYDEIGILKPARINSSGYRIYSQKEIDRLQQILFYKELGVDLESIKSMLLSPDFNNTSALKEHREKLLTKRKQLDILIANVDKTLASSEGRIIMSDKEKFEGFKQKMIDENENKYGNEIRSKYGNDIINKSNKKFQSMSKEQYEEFEKLVIKLMDTLKDAFKTNDPSSEPAQKAADLHRQWLAYSWSEYSKEAHAGLAKMYVDDERFTAYYDKDQSGLAAFLRDAIFIYTGIKK; encoded by the coding sequence ATGGAATATACAGTGCAAAAACTAAGCAAACTGGCTGGTATCAGCACAAGAACGCTTAGATATTACGATGAGATAGGGATTCTTAAGCCGGCAAGAATTAATTCATCTGGATATCGGATTTATAGCCAAAAAGAAATAGACAGGTTACAGCAAATATTATTTTACAAGGAATTAGGAGTAGATCTTGAAAGTATAAAAAGTATGTTGTTATCACCAGATTTCAATAATACCAGTGCACTCAAAGAGCATCGCGAAAAGCTTCTTACAAAACGCAAACAACTAGATATATTAATAGCTAATGTTGATAAAACGCTAGCTTCATCAGAAGGGAGAATTATAATGAGTGATAAAGAAAAATTTGAAGGTTTTAAACAAAAGATGATAGATGAAAATGAAAATAAATATGGTAATGAAATACGTTCCAAATATGGTAATGATATTATAAATAAATCAAATAAAAAATTTCAAAGTATGAGTAAAGAACAATATGAAGAATTCGAAAAGTTAGTTATTAAACTTATGGATACACTAAAGGATGCTTTTAAAACTAATGATCCTTCAAGCGAGCCTGCACAAAAAGCTGCTGATTTACACCGCCAATGGCTAGCTTATTCTTGGAGCGAGTACTCAAAGGAAGCCCATGCAGGTCTTGCCAAAATGTATGTTGATGATGAACGATTTACTGCCTATTATGATAAGGATCAATCTGGCCTGGCCGCTTTTTTAAGAGATGCTATTTTTATATACACTGGAATAAAAAAATAA